A single Victivallis lenta DNA region contains:
- a CDS encoding Gfo/Idh/MocA family protein, whose protein sequence is MIKCGIIGCGVIAPTHIEGYRSLPEVEVIHLCDLIPERVNALGDKYGISRRSVDYKELLADPEVDAVSVCTDHASHAQIVCDALAAGKHVICEKALGRVPEDLARMTKAAAAHPELTAAGIFQHRYEPANRRLKKLIADGKFGRVLAVNLVFSCLRTNEYYEKDAWRGTVSGEGGGILINQAIHHLDQLRYLFGNVKRLAGRTANLTHQGVIEVEDTAAFVVEFGSGLFGTVAATNSSCVEWRSFLTVVGTEANLEYANEKPVFVESSVEGRADEITQALTARGEEQAAIVGKAYYGAGHTAQLADFLEAIREKRQTEVTMADAADSAALVLAVYESERTGGWVEIPNY, encoded by the coding sequence ATGATCAAGTGCGGGATCATCGGCTGCGGCGTGATCGCTCCGACCCATATCGAAGGTTACCGGTCGCTGCCGGAAGTTGAAGTCATTCACCTTTGCGACCTGATTCCGGAGCGCGTCAACGCGCTCGGCGACAAATACGGCATCTCACGGCGTTCCGTCGACTACAAAGAACTGCTGGCCGATCCGGAGGTCGACGCGGTCAGCGTCTGCACCGACCACGCCAGCCACGCGCAGATCGTCTGCGACGCGCTCGCGGCCGGCAAGCATGTCATCTGCGAGAAAGCGCTCGGCCGCGTGCCGGAGGACCTCGCCCGCATGACGAAGGCCGCCGCGGCGCACCCGGAGCTCACCGCCGCCGGCATCTTCCAGCACCGCTATGAACCGGCCAACCGCCGGTTGAAAAAACTCATCGCGGACGGAAAATTCGGCAGGGTGCTTGCGGTGAACCTCGTCTTCAGCTGCCTGCGCACGAACGAATATTATGAAAAAGACGCCTGGCGCGGAACCGTCTCCGGCGAAGGCGGCGGCATCCTGATCAACCAGGCGATTCACCATCTCGACCAGCTGCGCTACCTGTTCGGAAACGTGAAGCGGCTGGCCGGCCGCACCGCGAACCTGACGCATCAGGGGGTGATCGAAGTCGAAGACACGGCCGCGTTCGTGGTCGAATTCGGCTCGGGCCTGTTCGGCACGGTCGCGGCGACCAACTCGAGCTGCGTCGAATGGCGGAGTTTCCTGACCGTCGTGGGGACGGAAGCGAACCTCGAATATGCGAATGAGAAGCCGGTTTTCGTCGAGTCCTCCGTCGAAGGGCGGGCCGACGAGATCACGCAGGCGCTGACCGCCCGGGGAGAGGAGCAGGCCGCCATCGTCGGCAAAGCCTACTACGGCGCCGGACACACGGCGCAGCTGGCCGATTTCCTCGAAGCGATCCGCGAAAAACGCCAGACCGAAGTGACCATGGCCGACGCGGCCGATTCCGCGGCGCTGGTCCTGGCAGTCTACGAATCCGAACGGACCGGCGGCTGGGTGGAGATCCCGAACTACTGA
- a CDS encoding sodium-dependent transporter — MQNQDSSRENLGSRLGFILLTAGCAIGLGNIWRFPFICGQYGGAIFVLIYLFFLIALGFPVMVMELSLGRASRRNIFGAYKTLAQDKRLKWHYPGAVFFLGNVVLMIFYTTVTGWMVAYALKFATGAVSGLGAEGVGRHFGDFLANPVAMVGCMLFAVVFATAICAIGLRKGVERITKLLMGCLFLLLVGLCIRALFLPGAAEGMRFYLWPNPASIEHVGILKVIVEAMNQAFFTLSLGVGSIAIFGSYIDRDHTLPKETLAIVGLDTLVALLAGVIIFPACFSFGVSPDSGPGLVFVSLPNVFNVMHGGRFWGTLFFLFMSAAALTTVVAVFENIIAFLIDELRLGRTAASLATGAGIALLSLPCALGFNLLSDIHPMGGESTFLDLEDYIVSGNLLPLGSLFIILFCASSRGWGWKNFLAEANTGSGLRFPAALRLYVTVVIPILIAGLFLLGFAKQWFGFDI, encoded by the coding sequence ATGCAAAATCAGGATTCATCCCGGGAGAATCTCGGTTCCCGGCTCGGTTTCATTCTGCTTACGGCGGGCTGTGCGATCGGTCTCGGCAACATCTGGCGTTTCCCGTTCATCTGCGGCCAGTACGGCGGCGCGATCTTCGTGCTGATCTATCTGTTTTTCCTGATCGCGCTCGGTTTTCCGGTCATGGTCATGGAGCTTTCGCTCGGCCGGGCGAGCCGCCGCAATATCTTCGGCGCCTATAAGACGCTTGCGCAGGATAAGCGGTTGAAATGGCATTATCCGGGCGCCGTTTTCTTTCTCGGCAATGTGGTCCTGATGATCTTCTACACGACCGTCACCGGCTGGATGGTCGCTTATGCGCTGAAGTTCGCGACAGGGGCGGTTTCGGGGCTCGGCGCGGAGGGCGTCGGCAGGCACTTCGGCGATTTCCTCGCCAATCCGGTCGCGATGGTCGGCTGCATGCTGTTCGCCGTGGTTTTCGCAACGGCCATCTGCGCGATCGGGCTCCGGAAAGGAGTCGAGCGGATCACGAAACTGCTGATGGGCTGTTTATTCCTGCTGCTGGTCGGACTCTGCATCCGGGCGCTTTTCCTGCCCGGCGCGGCGGAGGGGATGCGCTTCTATCTGTGGCCGAACCCGGCCTCCATCGAGCATGTCGGCATCCTGAAAGTGATCGTCGAGGCGATGAACCAGGCGTTTTTCACGCTGAGTCTCGGCGTCGGCAGCATTGCGATCTTCGGCAGCTACATCGACCGCGACCACACGCTGCCGAAGGAGACGCTTGCGATCGTCGGGCTCGACACGCTCGTCGCGCTGCTGGCCGGAGTCATCATCTTCCCGGCCTGCTTCTCCTTCGGAGTCAGCCCCGACTCGGGGCCGGGGCTGGTCTTTGTCTCCCTGCCGAACGTCTTCAACGTCATGCATGGCGGCCGCTTCTGGGGGACGCTCTTTTTCCTTTTCATGAGCGCGGCGGCGCTGACCACGGTCGTGGCGGTTTTTGAGAACATCATCGCGTTCCTGATCGACGAGCTGAGGCTGGGGCGCACGGCCGCTTCGCTGGCGACGGGCGCGGGGATCGCACTGCTTTCACTGCCCTGCGCGCTCGGCTTCAATCTGCTTTCGGACATTCACCCGATGGGGGGAGAAAGCACGTTTCTCGATCTCGAGGATTATATCGTCAGCGGCAATCTGCTGCCGCTCGGGAGCCTTTTCATCATCCTCTTCTGCGCCTCGTCCCGCGGCTGGGGGTGGAAGAATTTCCTGGCCGAAGCCAATACCGGCAGCGGGCTGCGCTTTCCGGCCGCGCTGCGGCTCTACGTCACCGTCGTGATTCCGATTCTGATCGCCGGATTGTTCCTGCTCGGCTTCGCAAAGCAGTGGTTCGGATTTGACATTTAG
- a CDS encoding 4Fe-4S binding protein has protein sequence MAANVNPEKCVGCEACVGACPVEAISMNDGKAQVDAGTCIDCGACVGECPSEAISL, from the coding sequence ATGGCTGCTAACGTCAATCCCGAAAAGTGTGTCGGCTGCGAAGCCTGCGTCGGTGCCTGCCCGGTCGAAGCGATTTCCATGAACGACGGCAAGGCCCAGGTCGATGCCGGCACCTGCATCGATTGCGGCGCCTGCGTCGGCGAGTGCCCGTCCGAAGCGATCTCGCTCTAA
- the miaA gene encoding tRNA (adenosine(37)-N6)-dimethylallyltransferase MiaA yields the protein MSADPIVVIMGPTASGKSALALELARKRGGEIVSVDSMQFYRGLEIGTAQPTAEEQMEIPHHLVGCFDFHERIDVFMFQRLADAAIAEIRQRGRLPVLAGGTGLYLRALLYGLDDLPADPGLRKELDAAYDSEAGETALKRRMAELDPAGLARWENCRRRLIRALEVRLLTGKSILELQKNPFDRLRYPVRAWRLDPEPEVLRERIARRARRMLETGWIEEAERAIASGLLETPTAHQALGYRLIAEHLAGRFDFEELHARISTATWQLARRQRTWFRHQHPEAEPLRSGASVPETA from the coding sequence GTGTCCGCTGATCCGATCGTCGTCATCATGGGGCCGACCGCCTCCGGCAAGAGTGCGCTGGCGCTCGAACTGGCGCGGAAGCGGGGGGGCGAGATCGTCTCGGTCGATTCGATGCAGTTCTACCGCGGGCTTGAGATCGGGACGGCCCAGCCGACGGCGGAGGAGCAAATGGAGATTCCGCACCATCTGGTCGGCTGTTTCGATTTCCACGAACGCATCGATGTCTTCATGTTTCAGCGCCTCGCGGACGCCGCCATTGCGGAGATCCGGCAGCGGGGCCGGCTGCCTGTGCTGGCGGGCGGGACCGGGCTTTATCTGCGCGCGCTCTTGTACGGGCTGGACGATCTGCCGGCCGACCCCGGGCTCCGGAAAGAGCTCGATGCGGCCTACGACTCCGAGGCCGGTGAAACGGCGCTGAAGCGGAGAATGGCCGAACTCGACCCGGCCGGGCTTGCGCGCTGGGAGAATTGCCGCCGCCGGCTGATCCGGGCGCTTGAGGTCCGGCTTCTGACCGGGAAATCGATTCTCGAGCTGCAGAAGAATCCGTTCGACCGGCTGCGTTACCCGGTTCGGGCCTGGCGGCTCGATCCGGAGCCGGAGGTGCTCAGGGAACGCATCGCGCGCCGTGCGAGGCGGATGCTGGAAACCGGGTGGATCGAAGAGGCGGAGCGCGCCATTGCTTCCGGGCTCCTCGAAACGCCGACCGCGCACCAGGCGCTCGGCTACCGCCTGATCGCGGAGCATCTGGCCGGAAGGTTTGATTTCGAAGAGCTGCACGCCCGCATCAGCACCGCGACCTGGCAGCTGGCGCGCCGCCAGCGGACCTGGTTCCGCCACCAGCATCCGGAGGCGGAGCCGCTGAGGAGCGGTGCGTCCGTTCCGGAGACGGCGTGA
- a CDS encoding FadR/GntR family transcriptional regulator, protein MMMTLLDALKNYLRENGYRSGEKIPTEMELAAHFNVSRSRIREATTTLCLQGILDKKARRGTVIRSMDPESAGSDLLFRFSLDNVDPADYLEARKVIERAVMPLTVRRITPVMLRQLENLTEKMEDPGTSPEEADLADRDFHLLLLKACGNRTLQVFGRVLQALFREEFRRQYRLPGLVRAAAAEHRKLVTALKNSDEAEAVELIANHIRE, encoded by the coding sequence ATGATGATGACATTGCTTGATGCATTAAAAAATTATCTGCGGGAGAACGGATATCGCTCCGGGGAAAAAATTCCGACGGAGATGGAACTGGCGGCGCATTTCAACGTGAGCCGGAGCAGAATCCGTGAGGCGACCACGACGCTTTGCCTGCAGGGAATTCTCGATAAAAAGGCGCGTCGCGGAACTGTGATCAGATCCATGGACCCGGAGTCGGCGGGCAGCGATCTGCTGTTCCGGTTTTCGCTGGACAACGTCGATCCGGCGGATTATCTGGAGGCGCGCAAGGTGATTGAGCGGGCGGTCATGCCGCTGACGGTCAGACGGATCACCCCGGTCATGCTGCGGCAGCTGGAAAATCTGACGGAGAAAATGGAAGACCCCGGCACTTCGCCCGAGGAAGCCGATCTTGCCGACCGTGATTTTCACCTTCTGCTGCTGAAGGCCTGCGGCAATCGGACGCTTCAGGTATTCGGCCGGGTTCTTCAGGCGCTGTTCCGGGAGGAGTTCCGCCGGCAGTACCGGCTTCCCGGGCTGGTCAGGGCCGCCGCCGCGGAGCACCGGAAACTCGTGACGGCGTTGAAGAATTCCGACGAAGCGGAAGCTGTCGAGCTGATCGCAAACCACATCAGGGAGTAA
- a CDS encoding exo-alpha-sialidase — MNRLFRLWAGRSIDPARIPLPGHISHHVIRRADERYRFLLGADIADFGGTLFCGWGNSRRDENDRWSVMRGCRSGDGGRSWGAAERISPPLSRGFSCSHGVFFPCGGRLHALVPQARYGIPGDSAYPGLRTVLMTLAPDGSAWQFSGVVIPEPFWPMARPQKSAAGNYLLPGIRCIGDKALPAVAVSDGERIDCWRIVEIPQPRRAGAWGEGGLLVDGSQVAFVFRNGWKDRPFARIAFSGDCGESWSETADTNLPMSPAKPCCGTLSDGRRYLIFNPAPDARDTLAVAVSAPGELQFRSICAVRHGKSPRPRFRGWGKECQWAYPSACEYNGALHIVYASSKEDCVLSVIPLDELK, encoded by the coding sequence ATGAATAGACTATTCAGGTTATGGGCGGGGCGAAGCATCGATCCGGCGCGGATTCCGCTGCCCGGGCACATTTCACATCACGTCATCCGCCGGGCGGATGAGCGGTACCGTTTCCTTCTGGGCGCCGATATTGCCGATTTCGGCGGAACTTTGTTCTGCGGCTGGGGAAATAGCCGCAGGGACGAGAATGACCGCTGGTCCGTCATGCGGGGCTGCCGTTCCGGGGACGGCGGCCGTTCATGGGGGGCCGCCGAACGGATTTCCCCGCCGTTGTCCCGCGGTTTTTCCTGCAGTCACGGCGTGTTTTTTCCGTGCGGAGGCCGATTGCACGCGCTGGTTCCGCAAGCCCGGTACGGCATTCCCGGCGACAGTGCTTATCCGGGGCTTCGGACGGTGCTGATGACCCTGGCGCCGGACGGCTCCGCCTGGCAGTTTTCCGGTGTGGTGATTCCGGAACCCTTCTGGCCGATGGCGCGGCCGCAGAAGTCCGCGGCCGGCAATTATCTGCTGCCCGGAATCCGCTGCATCGGAGATAAGGCGCTTCCGGCTGTCGCCGTCAGCGACGGCGAACGGATCGACTGCTGGCGGATCGTTGAAATTCCGCAGCCGCGCCGGGCAGGCGCCTGGGGGGAGGGCGGGCTTCTGGTTGACGGGAGCCAGGTCGCTTTCGTGTTCCGCAACGGCTGGAAGGACCGGCCTTTCGCCCGCATCGCCTTCAGCGGGGACTGCGGTGAAAGCTGGTCGGAAACGGCGGATACCAATTTGCCGATGTCTCCGGCGAAGCCGTGCTGCGGAACCTTGTCCGACGGACGGCGATACCTGATTTTCAACCCCGCTCCGGATGCGCGGGATACTCTGGCGGTTGCGGTTTCGGCGCCGGGCGAACTGCAGTTTCGCTCGATCTGTGCGGTCCGGCACGGAAAGTCGCCTCGGCCGCGCTTCCGCGGCTGGGGGAAAGAGTGCCAGTGGGCGTATCCGTCGGCCTGCGAGTACAACGGTGCATTGCATATCGTATACGCATCGTCCAAAGAGGATTGCGTTCTGTCCGTCATTCCGCTGGACGAATTGAAATGA